From the genome of Paraburkholderia sp. ZP32-5:
TCGGGTGGAGTCGGCCGGGCTCGGCGCGCTTATCGGCCACCCCGCCGATGCACACGCTTGCGAGTTGATGCGCGAGCGCGGCATCACGATCGACGATCACCGCGCGCGGCCGCTCACGGCGCCGCTGTGCACGCGCTCGGATGTGATCTTCGTGATGGACGCAAAGCAGAAGCAGAGTGTGGTCAATCGCTATCCGGTCACGCGAGGGAAAGTTTTCCGGTTGGGCGAATTCGTCGATCAGGATATTTTCGATCCGTACGGAGGCGATCGTGCGGATTTTCAGGCGTGTCTCGGCCTGATCGACCGCGCGATCGAAGACTGGATCGAGCGGCTCAAAGTCGTGGCTTAACCGAGCGGATGTCTGTGCCGCATGTTCGTCCCTTCGCTACCTTGGCAGCTATTTGATGACGCAAACTAATTTGCCTCCTGCGGGCGCACCCGATAGCGAGGAAGAGCTGGATTTCGTGACGATCCTCGACGTGCTGATCGAAAGCCGCTGGCTGATCGGCATGGTCGCGGTCTTCTTCGTGGTGGCCGGCGCGCTTTACGCGTTTCTGAGCAATCCGGTGTATGAAGCCGATCTGCTGATCCAGGTGGAGGACAGCCCGGAAAGCTCCGCGGAAAAGGGCTTGCTGGGCGATGTGTCGTCGTTGTTCGACGTGAAATCGACGGCCGCCGCCGAAAGCCAGATTCTCGCGTCGCGCCTCGTCGTCACGCGCGCGGTCGACAATCTCAAACTGTATATCGACGCTCAGCCACGCTATTTCCCGTTGATCGGAAACTGGATAGCGCGTCGCAACCATCAGCTCTCTACGCCAGGCCTGTTCGGTATGGGTGGCTATGCGTGGGGGGATGAACGTATCGACGTCGCGCAGTTCGATGTGCCGGCGTCGATCGAAGATGACAAGTTCCGCCTGACCTTGATCGATGCGGCGCGCTACCGTCTGAGCGGCGACGATCTCAACGAGCCGTTTATCGGCCGGGTGGGC
Proteins encoded in this window:
- a CDS encoding low molecular weight protein-tyrosine-phosphatase codes for the protein MVQSLLVVCIGNICRSPMAEGILRARLRDVRVESAGLGALIGHPADAHACELMRERGITIDDHRARPLTAPLCTRSDVIFVMDAKQKQSVVNRYPVTRGKVFRLGEFVDQDIFDPYGGDRADFQACLGLIDRAIEDWIERLKVVA